Proteins encoded within one genomic window of Amycolatopsis sp. 2-15:
- a CDS encoding enoyl-CoA hydratase/isomerase family protein — protein MTEPVLYEVTDGVAVLTLNAPRKRNAIDGALAGALIDACERIDADLSVGSAVIQGAGGYFCSGGDRDELAAISAAPASDEGIRATQRIYDAFLRFGALKVPTVAAVRGGAVGAGMNLALAADVRVVAEDAVLASGFTRLGVHPGGGHYTLLTRVVTPEAATVLGVLGESVNGRRAVELGLAYEAQPDEEVEPRALALAARGGTDPALTRAAIRSLRAEVGPPALSWQAAVPLEQSAQLWSFARKGSDRWKGTERASD, from the coding sequence ATGACCGAACCCGTGCTGTACGAGGTGACCGACGGCGTCGCCGTGCTCACCCTCAACGCGCCGCGCAAGCGCAACGCCATCGACGGCGCGCTGGCCGGCGCGCTGATCGACGCGTGCGAACGCATCGACGCCGACCTCTCGGTCGGCTCGGCCGTGATCCAGGGCGCCGGCGGGTACTTCTGCTCGGGTGGCGACCGCGACGAGCTGGCGGCGATCTCGGCCGCCCCCGCGTCGGACGAGGGAATCCGGGCCACGCAACGGATCTACGACGCGTTCCTCCGCTTCGGTGCGCTGAAGGTGCCGACGGTCGCCGCCGTGCGCGGCGGCGCGGTGGGTGCCGGGATGAACCTCGCGCTGGCCGCCGACGTGCGCGTGGTGGCCGAGGACGCCGTGCTCGCGTCCGGCTTCACTCGCCTGGGCGTGCACCCCGGCGGTGGGCACTACACGTTGCTGACGCGCGTCGTCACGCCGGAGGCCGCAACGGTGCTCGGTGTGCTGGGCGAGTCGGTGAACGGCCGCCGCGCCGTGGAGCTCGGACTCGCCTACGAAGCGCAGCCCGACGAGGAGGTCGAGCCCCGCGCCCTCGCGCTCGCCGCTCGCGGCGGCACCGACCCGGCCCTCACGCGGGCGGCGATCCGCAGCCTGCGGGCGGAGGTCGGCCCGCCGGCGTTGAGCTGGCAGGCGGCCGTGCCGCTGGAGCAGAGCGCGCAGCTGTGGTCGTTCGCCCGCAAGGGCTCCGACCGCTGGAAGGGCACCGAGCGCGCGAGCGACTGA